A segment of the Curtobacterium sp. MCSS17_007 genome:
AAGTACAGGCCGGGCTCGATCGTGAACACCATGCCGGCCTGCACGACGCCGTCGATGTACATCTCGCGGCGGGCCTTCGCGCAGTCGTGCACGTCGAGGCCGAGGTGGTGGCTCGTCCCGTGGACCATGTAACGACGGTGGAACTGGTTGTCCGGCTGCAGCGACTCCTCCGCCGTGCCGGGCAGGAAGCCCCACTCGGCGGTCTTCCGGGCGATGACCTCCATCGCGGTCGCGTGGACCTCTCGGAAGGTGATGCCCGGCTCCACGATCGCGAACGCTGCGTCGGCCGCCTCGAGCACGGCCTCGTAGACCATCCGCTGCACGTCTGTGAAGGTCCCGCTCACGGGCAGTGTGCGGGTGATGTCGGCCGTGTAGAACGAGTCGACCTCGACGCCGGCGTCGATGAGGATCAGGTCGCCCGGCTGCACGGCTCCGTCGTTCCGGGTCCAGTGCAGGATGCAGGCGTGGTGCCCGGAGGCTGCGATCGTGTCGTAGCCGACCGTGTTGCCGTCGGCGCGGGCGCGACGGTTGAAGGTGCCCTCGACGATGCGCTCGCCGCGGGGGTGTGCGAGCACGGCGTCGAAGTCGGCGATCACGTCGTCGAAGCCGGACCTCGTGGCGTCGACCGCCTTGCGCAGCTCGTTCACCTCGTACGCGTCCTTCACGAGCCGCAGCTCCGACAGGTCGCGCGAGAGCACGTCGTCGGTGGCGGGCACGTCCTCGGTGCCGGCGGAGCCGCCGACCG
Coding sequences within it:
- a CDS encoding aminopeptidase P family protein, whose protein sequence is MADTTPRATSNRSTTPGSSTFKDHIASQWADRARPLPEPREQAAFAAERRARLSELHPGRTIVVPAGQAKVRSNDCDYPFRPHSTFAHLTGWGTDTVVGSVLVMTPNGAGHDATLYFRATAGRDSEEFYANPEIGEFWVGPRPSLDEVAADLGMATADLGAFAAVADGLDASVLVVRDADAELTRVLDERLGTAVGGSAGTEDVPATDDVLSRDLSELRLVKDAYEVNELRKAVDATRSGFDDVIADFDAVLAHPRGERIVEGTFNRRARADGNTVGYDTIAASGHHACILHWTRNDGAVQPGDLILIDAGVEVDSFYTADITRTLPVSGTFTDVQRMVYEAVLEAADAAFAIVEPGITFREVHATAMEVIARKTAEWGFLPGTAEESLQPDNQFHRRYMVHGTSHHLGLDVHDCAKARREMYIDGVVQAGMVFTIEPGLYFQQDDLTVPEEFRGIGVRIEDDVLVTADGAENLSVGIPRTPSEVEGWIARTGR